DNA sequence from the Alkaliphilus metalliredigens QYMF genome:
AATATATCGACAGTTATCTCTGGAGGACATGATGTAGATCGATATATTTGGGGATTTGATTGGATTTCCATGATCATGAGAGATCCAGAAAGCGTTATTACCAACTCACAAAATCCGTTAAATGACTTTATGGATATTGTAGAAGATGCCATTGCTAAAGATGGAGAACAAATTTGGGTAGGGCCATCTGCTGGTGGATTTGACCATGTTATGGCTATGAAGGTATGGGATGCCTTTGGTATCGAGGCTGTTTGGATTCCCTTTGAATCAGGGCCATTAGCTATGAATGCTTTGCTAGGCGGTCAGGGTGTAGCCTATGTAGGAAATCCTAGAGATGTAATGGGTAGACCAGACTTAATCAACGCTGTCATCGCTAGTGATGAAAGGTTACCGCAGCATCCTGATGTAACAACATTTGGAGAGCTTGGACATCCTGAACTAGATGATGAGATTATGTGGAGAGGATTTGCTGTTAAAAAAGGAACCCCCCAAGAGGCTATAGACTGGTTTAGTGATATTGCACAACAAGTTACAGAAGATGAAGAGTGGATACAGTTTTTCTATGAATCATCTATAGAAGCAACCAACTATGGACAAGAACAATTTGAAGAAATCATTCAAAGAGACATTGATGATCATATCTACTATTTAACAAAATTTGGGATACTATAACAATTCTTATTTAACTCTTAAGTGGAGTCTTATCTGAAGTGTAATTGGATTATCATATAGGCTCCACTTAAGATTAATATGAAGGGGGGAGAAGAAATTGCAAAATACCTCATTCTTTGGCAATATGCAATGGTATCATTTTATTATCTTATTGGTTTTAGTTCAGATCATTATTGGTTTGATAACAGCCAAATCTAAGTATCGCAATTATGTTGGACAAATATTGGTTACAACAACTGTTGCAACGATGTCTGTGATTTACTATTTACTATCAACCCAGTTTCCGACTAGGGGTGCCACGTCAAGAGGATCAACAGCAGCTACAGTGCCAAGACTATGGATTATGTTAATTATACCCACATGTATCATTTTTTTAATAGGTATATTTAGAAGAAAAGAAGAACCAGATGAACCATTTGGACGTATGGATATTG
Encoded proteins:
- a CDS encoding tripartite tricarboxylate transporter substrate binding protein, whose protein sequence is MKKRKLIWFIAIALVLTVTLVACTGNNGEAPTVSDTFPDKPITIVNYVAPGGAMDVTTRKFVEIAGKYTDATFVVENRTGAGGLIAQDYVLGQAADGYRIFAATTSNISTVISGGHDVDRYIWGFDWISMIMRDPESVITNSQNPLNDFMDIVEDAIAKDGEQIWVGPSAGGFDHVMAMKVWDAFGIEAVWIPFESGPLAMNALLGGQGVAYVGNPRDVMGRPDLINAVIASDERLPQHPDVTTFGELGHPELDDEIMWRGFAVKKGTPQEAIDWFSDIAQQVTEDEEWIQFFYESSIEATNYGQEQFEEIIQRDIDDHIYYLTKFGIL
- a CDS encoding tripartite tricarboxylate transporter TctB family protein gives rise to the protein MQNTSFFGNMQWYHFIILLVLVQIIIGLITAKSKYRNYVGQILVTTTVATMSVIYYLLSTQFPTRGATSRGSTAATVPRLWIMLIIPTCIIFLIGIFRRKEEPDEPFGRMDIVFGTVALLVISILSFEYIGYYLASALFLGFCMYLLGYRKLKVVGIISVTWVIFTYFVFHRILYVPLPVGKLFELFI